Genomic window (Mesorhizobium sp. M4B.F.Ca.ET.058.02.1.1):
GTTCATGTGCTCGGGCCGGATGCCGATGGTCTTGGCGCTGTATTTCGCCGCCGGCGCGCCTTCGATCAGGTTCATCTTCGGCGAACCGATGAAGCCGGCGACGAACAGGTTCTTCGGCGTCTTGTAGAGCTCCATCGGCGAGCCGACCTGCTCGACATTGCCGGCGTTGAGCACGACGATCTTGTCGGCCATGGTCATGGCCTCGACCTGGTCGTGGGTGACGTAGATCATCGTCGTCTTGAGCTGATGATGCAGTTCGCTGATCTCCAGGCGCATGGTGCCGCGAAGTGCGGCGTCGAGGTTGGACAGCGGCTCGTCGAACAGGAACGCCGAAGGCTGGCGCACGATGGCGCGGCCAATGGCGACGCGCTGGCGCTGGCCGCCGGAGAGCTGGCCCGGACGACGCTCGAGGTAGTTGGTGAGGTTGAGCACCCGCGCGGCGTCCTTGACCTTCCTGTCGATGGTCGCCTGGTCCTCGCCCGCCATCTTCAGCGGGAAGGCGATGTTCTTGGCGACCGTCATGTGCGGATAGAGCGCATAGGACTGGAACACCATGGCCAGCTTGCGCTTGGCCGGCGCCTCGCCGGTGACGTCGCGGCCGTCGATGTTTATGGTGCCGCCGCTGGTGTCCTCCAGCCCGGCGATCAGCCTGAGCAGCGTGGACTTGCCGCAGCCCGACGGACCGACGAACACGACGAACTCGCCATCCTCGATGACCAGGTCGATGTTCGGAATGATCGTCGTCGACCCAAAGGATTTGGAGACGTTCTTGAGCGTGATGTTTCCCATGGTTTCCTCCCCGAGGGATTATTGTCCGTCGTCCGCCGCTTGCGGCGCCCTACTACTTCACCGCGCCGAATGTCAGGCCGCGCACCAGCTGCTTCTGGCTGAACCAGCCCATGATCAGGATCGGCGCGATCGCCAGCGTCGAGGCCGCCGACAGTTTGGCCCAGAACAGGCCTTGCGGGCTGGAGAAGGAGCTGATGAAGGCGGTCAGCGGCGCGGCCTCGGTGGTGGTCAGCCGGATCGTCCAGAAGGCTTCGTTCCAGGCCAGGATGATGTTCAAGAGCATGGTCGAGGCAATGCCCGGCACCGCCATCGGGGTGAGCACATAGACGATCTCGTTCCATAGCGAGGCGCCGTCCATGCGCGCCGCCTCCAGGATCTCGCCCGGGATTTCGCGGAAATAGGTGTAGAGCATCCAGACCACGATCGGCAGGTTGATCAGCATCAGCATGACCATCAGACCGACGCGGCTGTCGAGCAAGCCGGTGTCGCGGAAGATCAGGTAGATCGGGAACAGCACCGCGACCGCCGGCATCATCTTGGTGGACAGCATCCACATCAGGATGTCCTTGGTGCGCTTGGTCGGCGAGAAGGCCATCGACCAGGCCGCCGGGATGGCGATGATGAGCGCCAGGATGGTCGAGCCAACCGACAGGATCACCGAATTCAGGAAGAACTTGAAATAGCCGCTCTGCGCCTGGACCTCGGAATAGCTCTCGAACGTCCCCGAAGGGATCAGGGCGAAGCCCTGGATCGCCTCCTGCTCCGATTTGAACGAAGTGATGATCGTGTAAAGGATCGGGAAGAAGATCAGCAGGGCGACGATCCAGGCCGCCACCGTGGCGATCGTCTTGTGCTGGGTGGTGACTGCGCGTGCCATCTTATCCTCCCTTACTTATCGAGGTTCTTGCCGACTGCGCGCATGGCGAAGAAGGCGACGATATTGGCGAGAATGACGGCGATCACGCCACCGGCGGATGCCTGGCCGATTTTGAATTCGAGCAGCGCCTTCTGATAGACGAGGAAGGGCAGGTTGGTGGAGGCGTAGCCGGGGCCGCCATTGGTTGTGACCAGGATCTCGGCGTAGACCGAGAGCAGGAAGATCGTCTGGATCAGGATGACGACGGTGATGGCGCGCGACATGTGCGGCAGCGTCAGATAGATGAAGCGGCTAAGGAAGCCGGCGCCGTCCATCTCGGCCGCCTCCTTCTGCTCGCCGTCGAGCGACTGCAGCGAGGTCAACAGGATCAGCGTGGCGAAGGGCAGCCACTGCCAGGCGACGATGATGATAACGGCGGTCAGCGGATGCTGGCCGAACCAGTCGATCGGCTGGCCGCCGAAGAAGCGCGCAATATCGGCGAAGACGCCGTATTGCGGGTGCATGATCATGTTCTTCCAGACCAGCGCCGCTACCGGCGGCATGACGAAGAACGGCGAGATGACGAGGATGCGGACGATGCCTTGTCCCCACATCGGCTGGTCGATGAGCATCGCCAGGAGGATGCCGCCGACCACCGTGATCACCAGCACGCTGACGACGATGGTCAGCGTGTTGAGAATGGCCGCAAAGAATGCCGGGTTGGAGTAGAACAGCTTGTAGTTGGAGAACCAGACAAAACCGTCGCGGATCGGGTTCAGCGGATTGTATTGCAGGAACGAGAACCAGAGCGTGAAGGCCAGCGGCACGATCATCCAGACGAACAGTAGGATCACCGATGGCGCCATCATGAAGCGGGCAAGCGAACGGGTCTGCTGAGTAGCCATGACGGTCACCCTCCAAATGTCAGCCGGATTTTAGAGTTGCGTCACAATTTTCTTGATTGTGAAGGTGGCCGCCCGAACTGGGTTTCGGGCGGCCAATGCCGGTCATGATGCGCTACCGGCGTTCGGCACCGGGAGGAGCCTTACTTGATGTAGCCGCCCTCGGTCATCGCCGCGGTGGCTGCGTCCTGGGCCTGCTTCAGCGCGTCGTCGACGCTCGACTGGCCGGCGAGGGCCGCCGAGAACAGCTGGCCGACGGTGGTGCCGAGACCCTGGAACTCAGGAATGGCGACGAACTGCACGCCGACATAGGGCACCGGCTTGACCGTCGGATGCGTCGGGTCGGCCGCGTTGATGGAGTCCAGCGTCATCTTGGCGAAGGGCGCCGCCTTCTGGTACTCGGCGTTGTTGTAGAGCGAGGTGCGCGTTCCCGGCGGAACGTTGGCCCAGCCTTCCTTCGCCGCGACCAGATCGAGATAGCCCTTCGAGGTTGCCCAGGAGACGAACTTCTCGGCCGCTTCCGCCTTCTGCGTGCCGGCGGGAATTGCCAGCGACCATGCCCACAGCCAGTTGCCGCGCTTGCCCAGGCCATTGTCGGGCGCCAGCGCATAGCCGACCTTGTCGGCGACGGTGGAGTTCTTCGGGTCTGAGACGAAGGAGGCGGCGACGGTGGCGTCGATCCACATGCCGCACTTGCCCTGCTGGAACAGCGCCAGGTTCTCGTTGAAGCCGTTGGACGAGGCGCCCTCAGGACCGTCGGCCTTCATCAGGTCGACATAGAACTGCAGCGTGTTCTTCCATTCGGGCTGGTCGAACTGCGGCTTCCAGTTCTCGTCGAACCAGCGGGCGCCGAAGGAGTTCGACATGGCGGTCAGGAAGGCCATGTTCTCGCCCCAGCCGGCCTTGCCGCGCAGGCAGACGCCGTTCACGCCGTTGGCGCGGTCGGTCATCTTGTCGGCGGCCTGCTTGATGAAGTCCCAGGTCGGCGCATCGGGCATGGTCAGCCCGGCCTTCTCCATCAGGTCCTTGCGGTACATGACGAAGGAGCTCTCGCCGTAGAAGGGCGCGGCATAGAGCTTGCCGTCGACCGATAGGCCGCCAGCGATAGCCGGGATGATGTCCTTTACGTCATAGTCGTCGCCGAGCTTGTCGAGCGGCAGCAGCCAGCTCTGCTTGGCCCAGATCGGAACCTCATAGGTGCCGATGGTCATGACGTCGTACTGGCCGCCCTTGGTGGCGATGTCGGTGGTGACGCGCTCGCGCAGCACGTTTTCTTCGAGCGTGACCCAGTTCAACTGGATGTCGGGGTTCTTCTTGGTGAAGTCGTCGGTCAGCTTCTGCATGCGGACCATATCGCCATTGTTGACGGTGGCGATGGTGATGGATTCGGCATGCGCGGCGAACGCAAGGGCGCTAGCCGACAACAGGCCCAAAGTGAGCGTGCGAAGTTTCATCAAATTCCTCCCATAAACCAAAGTGAGCATTTGCCTTGGCTGTGAGCAATTACTCACTTAGCGTGAATTATGTCAAGCCGGATTCGATGCTGCAGCGCAGCACAAATGACCCATGCACCGCTGCGCGAAAGCTCACAGGCGGATGCGTTGAGAGGAGCCGGCAGAGTTTACCAGCGACGGTTTTTGGAGATCAGCCTATTGGCAGGCGATCTCGGCCAGGATCCAGTCGCGGAAGGCGCGGATTTTCGGCACGTTGCGGCGCGCCGACGGATAGACCAGCCAATAGGCATGGCCATCGTCGCCGACCAGATCGAAAGGCTGGATCAGCCGCCCGTCGGCAAGTTCGTTCTTGAACAGGGCCCTGGTGACGATCGCCACGCCCTGGCCGGCCATCGCGGCATTGGCCTCATAGGCTTGCGCGCCCATGCTGGTGCCGGGGCGATTGGCGAGCTCTTCGGCCGGGAGACCGGCGAGTGCGAACCACTCCTGCCACCAGATGTCGCCCGGATCGAGGATCGGGAGCTTGAGCAGGTCGGCCGGCTCCTTGACACCGCCGATACTTGCCGCAAGCTTGGGGCTGAGCACCGGGGTGAAATCGGCCCTGAACAGCATATGCGTTTCCACGCCCGGCCATTTGCCGCCGCCGGAACGGATGGCGATGTCGATATCTTCTCGGGCGAAATCGACGACACGGTTCGAGGTGTCGACACGCACGGCGAGCGAGGGATGCGCGACTTGGAAGGAGCCCAGATGCTGGGCCAGCCAATTCGAAGCGAAGGTGAGCAGGGTGGAGACGCAAAGCACGCCGTCGGCCCCCGCACGCGCGGCCGAATAGGCGCCGCTCAGCAGCGCAAAAGCCTCGCTGACGGCCGGCGCCAGGCGCTGACCGGGTTCGGTCAGTTCGATCTGCTTCGGCAGGCGGAGGAACAGCGGCGCGCCGATACGCTCTTCGAGCAGCTTGATCTGATAGCTGGCGGCCGCCTGCGTCATGCCAAGCTCTTCGGCGGCCTTGGTGAAGGAGAGGTGCCTGGCTACGGCCTCGAACACGCGGATCGCTTGCAGCGGCGGGAGCTGGGCAAACTGTCGGGCGGTGAGATCGGGCATAAGGCCTCTTTATGGGTCATGATCGACGTTTGATTGGAAGCATCTGCCAATCATCCCGATATTTGGGGTCGACGATCAACACAGTTCAAGCATAGCAAGGCTGACGATCATGACCACGATCCAGGAAAGACTTGTTTCTACCCCTGCGAATGGCTGGTTTTCCGTGCTGGCAAGGGAATTTTCGCGGTTGGCGCGCCGCAGGCGCAGCTATGTCGACGTCAGGGAATTGTCGCCCCATCTGCAGCGTGACATGGGTTTTCTTGATGGCAACGATCCCTGCGGACGCCACAAATAGACATCGCGATTTTATCGCCAATCAACTGGCCAGCAGCGCGGACGCCGTCCGCTCGTCGGTGATGAGGCCGTTGACCAGACGCCGGTTCACGGCGGCAAGGATGCCGGGCAATTTGCGCTCACCCATGGCGAGCGCGATGACCAGCGACCTTTCGCGCGACGGCAGCGCCGCTGAGGACACGCGGTCATTGGTTATGCCCTCGATCATGCGGCCCTCGCGGTCGAACACCCAGCCGACGATCTCGGCGATGCCGCCCGCTTTCTGCAGCGACTTCAACTCGCCCTCGGAAATGAAGCCGTCCTCATAGAGCGGGGCCTTGGGGCCGAGATCGCCGATGCCGACGAAAGTGACGTCGGCTTCCGCCGCCAGCGCCAGCGTCGGCTGGATCATCGGCTGGCTGAGCAGCATGTCCCGCTCTTCCGGCGAGGAGGCGATGACCGGCAGCGGCATCGGGAAGGAGCGTGCCTTGACTCGATCGGCCATGGTAAAGATGACGTTGTAGAAGGCGGCCGAGCCATCCGGCGAGATGTTGCCAGTTAGCGACACCACCTTGTGCTGCGGGCATTCCATCGGCGGCAGCTGCTCGATCGCCGCCTTCAGCGTGCGCCCGGTGCCGATCGCCATGACCAGGGGTTCCGGGGAACGCAGCCGCCGCTCGATTTCCGCCGCCGCCGCCTCGGCGACGCCGATCGTCGTCGAGGACGAGGTGGGATCGCTCGGCACCACTTCGACCAGATCGAGCGCGAAGCGCGATTTGAGCCGCGCCGCGAGGTCGAGGCAATTGGCGATCGGGTGGTCGACACGCACCTTGATCAGCCCTTCCGAGACCGCCAGCGACACCAGCCGCTGCGCCGTCTGGCGGGAAATGCCAAGCGTCAAGGCGATCTGGTCCTGCGTGTTGCCGGCAACATAATACAGCCAGCCGGCGCGCGCCGCGTCGTCCAACCGGTTGCTGCCGCTGTCCTGCCGCGAATTCACTTCTGCCTCCCAAACCCGCCCAACAGGGCGCGGGTACCACTAGCTTACAGGGAATGTGCCAACGCGCAATTGCCTATCGACAGGGCAATTGCCTGCACTCCCGATGCGACCTGGAATGGGGACGGCGGCAAAGGAAGGCCTGCTTGACGGTTTATCTCGGCACGCAAACCGATTATGGGGATCGGCAAAGGAGCCTTGCATGACGCCGAAAGCGGTTTTCTGGGATATGGACGGGACGCTGGTCGACAGCGAGCCGTTGCACGAGGCGGCCCTGGTGGCGGCGCTGCGCAGCGTCGGCATCGCGCCGCCGATCAATCTGCACGAGCGTGTGCTGGGCGTCGCCGCCTGGCCGGTCTACGAAATGCTGCGCGACGAATTCGGGCTCGACCTGCCCTTCGACGACTGGATCGTGCGCAAATACGATCACTATCTGCCGCTGGCCGAGACGCTGAAGCCGCGTCCGGGCGCGATCGAGATCTTCAACGAATTGCGCGAACGCGGCGTGCAGCAGGCGGTTGTCTCCAATTCCGACCGGCTGATCGTCGATGCCAATCTGCGTGCCGTCGGCCTGATCTACCCCGGCATGAAGACGATCAGCCGCAACGACGTGCGCGAAGGCAAGCCGTATCCCGAGCCGTTCCTGCGCGCCGCTCATCTGGCCGAGGTCGATCCGGCGCAATCCGTCGCGGTCGACGACAGCCTGACCGGCGCCATGGCCGGCCTTGCGGCGGGCATGCGGACGATGTTCTGGCCGGAAGCGCCGATGGCTGGGCCGCCGGGGGCCGTGGTGATCAACAGCGCTGATGAATTGCGGACGCAATTAGGGCTCTAAGCGAACTCGCAAACATCGGCACCGCCCTTCATCCGCCTGCCGGCGCTTGTCCCCGTGAACGGGGAGAAGGGAGAATGGCGGCTCAGTTCCGGTAGACCGGTTCCTGCTCGTCGAGGATCGCCTTCAGCTCGGCGAGATGGCGTTCGGCCTGGCCGGGATAGTCGTTGGCTTCAGCCGCGGTCTTCTCGGCGATGGCGTCAGACAGGGTGCGCAGCGGACGGCCGGTCCACAGCGCCTTGATGTAGGTCTCGGCGGCGCGCTCGAAATAGAACATGCGGTTGAAGGTGTCGGCGACAGTGTCGCCGATGACCAGCACGCCGTGATTGCCCATGACCATGACCTTCACCTTGGGATCGGTCAGAAGCTGCGAGCAGCGCTCGCCCTCCTCCTCGAAGGCCAGCCCGCCATAGTTGGCGTCGACGACATGGCGGTTGAAGAAGGTGGCCGAGTTCTGGTCGATCGGCGGCAGGGTCGAGTCGGCCAGCGAGGCGAGCACGGTGGCGTGAATCGAGTGCACATGCATGACGCAGCGCGCGTGCGGCACGTTGCGATGGATGGCGCCGTGCAGGCCCCAGGCCGTCGGATCGGGCGCATTGGGGCCGGAAAGCGTATCGGGATCGTTGGCGTCGATCAGCAGCAGGTCGCTCGCCTTGATGCGCGAGAAATGCACCTGGTTGGGGTTCATCAGGAATTTGGTGCCGTCCTCGTTGACGGCCAGCGAGAAATGGTTGGCCACCGCCTCATGCATGTTGAGCCGCGCCGTCCAGCGGAAGGCGCAGGCGAGGTCGACGCGCTCCTCATAGAAGGGCAGATTGCTCAGCGGTTCCTTCTGCAGGCGGGCGATGCTCATCGAAAATCCTCCGGTTTTGGTGACAATGCCGCGCCCAATGGCGGCCAGCAACGGGAAAGTGCTGGCGCAAACACCGTTCAGGCGGCCGGGCGCGCCGATTGCAACCCGCCATGCTCGACGATGAAGTCGATCACCTCCCGCAAGCCCTTGCCGCGCGACAGGTCGGTGAAGCCGAACGGCCGCTTGCCGCGCATACGGGCGGCGTCGCTTTCCATCACGTCGAGGTTGACGTTCACATAGGGCGCCAGATCGCTCTTGTTGATGATCAGGAAATCGGAGCGGGTGATGGCCGGCCCGCCCTTTCTCGGGATCTCCTCGCCCTGGCAGACCGAGATGACATAGAGGGTGAGATCAGCAAGGTCCGGTGAAAAGGTGGCCGCGAGATTGTCGCCGCCGGACTCGATGAAGATGATGTCGAGGTCCGGAAATTTGCGGTTCAGTTCGGCGATCGCCTGCAGATTGATCGAGGCGTCCTCGCGGATAGCGGTGTGTGGGCACCCCCCCGTCTCGACGCCGACGATGCGCTCCTCCGGCAGCGCCTGCAGCCGGGCCAGCATCATGGCGTCTTCCCTGGTGTAGATGTCGTTGGTGACGACGGCGATGGAGAAGTCGTCGCGCAGCGCCTTGCAGAGCTTTTCGGTGAGCGTCGTCTTGCCGGAACCGACGGGACCGCCGATGCCGATGCGAAGGGGACCGTTGGCCTGGGTCATGCGGAAAACTCCGTGATGGCGAGGATTGCGAAGCCTGCCCCGATCAGCAGGCAGAGCGGCGAATAGTAGCTGACGTCGAGCCGCGCGAAAGGCTGTTCGGGCGCCAGCCGGCGCCACCATGGCGTGAAGCCGGCAATGCCGCGCCCGAGGAAAACCAGCGCGATGAGCAACGAGGTGGCGGCGAGGCCCGCCTTGGGAAAGGGCGAGGCAAAGACGCCCTCAAGCGCCAGCGGCCAAAGCGTCGCCAGGCCAAGACAGGCGGCAACGGCAAAGCTGGCGCCAGGCGACGGCATCTCGTCGACGCCGCGGAAGCCGACGACGGCACGGGCGCAGGATTTGGCATCCGTGCCCGGCCAGATGCCGCCAATGCCCCAATAGACATGCAGCGCGGTGATGATGAGCAGGACAAGGGAAAGCGCGAAGGCGAGCACGATCATGAGCGGAACAACCGGGAATATTGGGTTTCGTGACGCATCGCCATGACGTCGGAAACGAAGGCGCAGCCACCGAGATCGTCGAGCGTGGAGGCGGCGGCGCGGGCGGCGGTGGTAAGCGCAAGCGGCTCAAAGCCGGCTAACAATGCGGTGGCATCGACCTGGCCGACGACGCCGAGCCGGATCGCCGCCTGAACGAGGTTCGAGAAGAAGGTTTGCAGGAAGGCAGAGAGCGCGTCCGGCAGGCCAATGCCATTGCCGCCGGCGACGGCGCCGACCGCGACGCAGTAGGGGCAATCGGCCGGCAGGCGCCCCAGCACCGGGCTTGGCCAGGCCGAGGCAGCCTTGAGGAAGGCAGCGCCCTGCAGCATGGTCTCGGCATGGCGCTCGCGCGAACCTGCCAAGGCCTCGGCGAGAGCGGCGATCTCGCCGAGGTCGCCACTGTCGCGGGCGCACCGCCAGCTTTCGGCAAACAGCACGGCGTCGTTCCAGCCCGAACCCATCTCGACCAGCGTGTCCAGCCAGGCGGCAAGGCTTTGCCTGTCGGCGACCAGACCGTCCTGCACGGCGCGCTCGAGGCCATGGCTATAGGAGAAGCTGCCGACCGGAAAGGCCGGCGACAGCCACGCCATCAGCCGCAGCGGGGCGATGCCGGGCTCAGTCATGGTGGTGATGGTCGTCGTCATCATACGAATGGGAATGACTGTGCGCGTGGCTGTGAGTATGCTCGCCCTGCGCATGGGCATGCGCTTCGGCATGGCTGTGCGCGTGGCCATGATCATGGCCGCCATGGCCGGAATAGGCGCCGCGCACCGGCTTGAACGGCTCGGAGACCTCGCGCACCGTTGCGCCCAATCCCTCCAGCATCGCCTTGATGACATGGTCGCGCAGGATGAGGATGCGCTCCGCCTCGATCGCGGCGGCGAGGTGACGGTTGCCGATATGCCAGGCGAGTTCGGTGAGATGCACGGAGTCGCGGGCGCGGATGTCGTAGACGTCCTCGGGTGCCGCGACGATTTCGAGCTGGCGGCCGTCCTCCAGCACCAGCCGGTCGCCATTGTCGAGCGCCACCGGCTCCGGCAGGTCGACCAGCACCTTGTCACCGCTCTCCGTCTCGATGGCGCGGCGGCGCAGATGCCGCTCGTCATGGGCAAGCACGGCCCTGGCGTAGGGCGCGATCGCTCCGGCCTTGTCCGCTGCGAGAACGGAGATCGCGCGCGGGAATTTGGTGAAGTCGGTGTTGATGTTCAGTTTCATCTCATGGCTCCGCCATTAGCTTGCGCCCGCGCGCGGGGGGGACGCGACAGCACGCGCTCGAAATAGGCGTCGACGCGCTCGGACTCGATCGGAAACCGGCCGGCGCGAGCCCAGCCACCCATGTCGCCGAGCAGCACATCGACCGCGGAAAATCGGTCGCCGAGCGCGAAAGGCTTGTCGCCAAGCCGCCGGTCGAGCGCCTTGACCTCCGCAGCGAAATCGTGGGCGGCGGCGGGGCCGACATCGACGCGGACTTCCTTCGGCAGAATGAAGCGGTGGCGCAGCTTATTCCACAGCGGCGCCTCGAATTCCGACTGGGCGAAATGCATCCAGGAATCCATCTCGGCGCGGCCGGCGAGACCCGGATTGGCGCCCATGCCTTTGTCGGCATGCTTTTCGGCAAGATAGACGCAGATCGCCGCGGAATCGGTGACCTTCAGATCGCCGTCGATCAGGATCGGCACCTTGCCGGAGGGGTTGAGCGCGTAAGCTTCGGGCGAGCGCAGCTTGACCTCGACGAATTCATAGGGCTGCCCGAGCTCCTCGAGCATCCACAGGACGCGGCTGACCCGGGACCCGCGCGATCCGACGGCCTTGTACATGGCTCTAAACCTGCCTTTCCAACGAAGCGTAGCTCATCCAGTCCATCCGCCCAATGGCGCTCAGACGATGGTGTCGAAGAGCCGCAGGATGAACGATACCTGATAGATCAGCGTGACGGCGACGAAGGCGATGTGGAAGCGGCGGTCGCGCACCATGATGGCCGCGATGCAGAGCCCGACGAAGACCGGTGTGCGGATCAGATATTCGTGGCCGTAGCGGGCGAAATGCTCCTCCCCCTTGAGCAGCGTGTCGATCACGTCGAGCAGATAGGTGGTGCCCAGCAGGCCGAAGAACCAGGCGCGGCGCGAATAGAAATAGTCCTCGTAGCTGGTGTAATCGAGCATCGAATCCGGAAACAGCAGCGCGCAGAGCAGGAACAGCGTGACGGCATAGAAGATGATGAAAAGATATTTGCCGAAGGTCTAGGTCTCCAGCGCGTAGAGGCCGAACTCCCACCACCAGAAATGCACCAGCAGCAATAGCATGGAGCCGACCCAGGCCAGATGCACCGGATAGAGCCGGTACTGCCCGGGATGCTGGACGAGGCGGGCGACTCCCGACAGAAGCCGGGTCACGCCAAGGCCGATCACCATGCCCATGACGATGCGGATATGCGGGAAGACGTCGTGCGGAGAGGCTATTTCGGTGGGCATGCCTGATCACGTTGCCACTTGTCGTGAGCCGCATATTGCGGCGTACCTTTAAGAGCCGCCAACGGACTTTGTTGCTAGCAGTAGCCGGAGTGAGAAAAGGTCATCTCAGCGATCTTGCCCTTTTCATCCACGCAATAGTTGGCAGCCATGATGTTAATGCAACCCTCGACGCGTCGAAGCCACATGGTGCGCACCTCGCATTGACCTCCAGCTTTGGATTGTCGCAGAACCGGTGGATTGCTCGCTAGCCTAAAAGCCGAACTGCCGGCAAACCATGTTTCGAAGGCTGCCGCGTTTGAACCTGTCGGAAACTTGCGCTCTGCTTCCAATTTCAAAGTCGCATATTCGGCGCGGAAGGCCCACCGGCTCTTTCAGATATCCGCAACCGCCCAGACAGCCGAGGACAACAAAGGCTAGCACGAGGGATTTGCGGGTTTGGCGATTGCCAAGAAGCGCTGATCTTTTCAAAACAGGAAATACCGCTGCGCCATCGGCAGCACGGTCGCCGGCTCGCAGGTCAGCAACTCGCCGTCGGCGCGCACCTCGTAGGTTTCCGGATCGACCTCGACGTGAGGCGTGGCGTCGTTGAGCACCATGGAG
Coding sequences:
- the ureE gene encoding urease accessory protein UreE — its product is MKLNINTDFTKFPRAISVLAADKAGAIAPYARAVLAHDERHLRRRAIETESGDKVLVDLPEPVALDNGDRLVLEDGRQLEIVAAPEDVYDIRARDSVHLTELAWHIGNRHLAAAIEAERILILRDHVIKAMLEGLGATVREVSEPFKPVRGAYSGHGGHDHGHAHSHAEAHAHAQGEHTHSHAHSHSHSYDDDDHHHHD
- a CDS encoding glutathione S-transferase family protein, translating into MYKAVGSRGSRVSRVLWMLEELGQPYEFVEVKLRSPEAYALNPSGKVPILIDGDLKVTDSAAICVYLAEKHADKGMGANPGLAGRAEMDSWMHFAQSEFEAPLWNKLRHRFILPKEVRVDVGPAAAHDFAAEVKALDRRLGDKPFALGDRFSAVDVLLGDMGGWARAGRFPIESERVDAYFERVLSRPPRARAQANGGAMR